In Oscarella lobularis chromosome 18, ooOscLobu1.1, whole genome shotgun sequence, the following proteins share a genomic window:
- the LOC136197655 gene encoding dolichyl-diphosphooligosaccharide--protein glycosyltransferase subunit 2-like, with protein MANSLGPIGFLVVATLSLCFQSSQGLPTEFFRFEDRRRFEGVFEKAFAGESDLETMHWAANGLKLLEKDIPNSQKACAFLEAKIEAANLESIFHASSISKILGNCKLSNVAKIETKLTQILENSNSPVKALYHATLSQANLGIKMDGSALQDLLEKEIDGADSAESASLLWLAAVSLPGNPNLKPYIENVEDILQQGDESDTTIQFSEGLGVTSLFVRGALGLAAKSGTLPPGLNTDNIGKFAEYFIQNKYVATTAAAYDVLSALDVLANNGHIKPLVLTVFDSLSISENRPNFKVKASDLMGNKVEELNVRLASASLEDKATHHVTNKAMTSLGNSDYGINFWETKPGSGIYTVLVNAEPKEDDGVLVPVKEAKFLIKVVVKVTVEGSELQIIDKEQSLVAKTIRLEYPKTSGEKVEVDHHQKIVMKFTLKDIATNTPITAHQTFVQMIHADSNKEIFFVAEPNDDNEYKFDLDVGASGDSSFGSLSGKYDLSLIIGDAVIENPFSWTFGAVNLRFSKEPSPKQPKEFFKARPEIHHVFREPEPRPPAIVTSVFVILVLTPILVLLISWLALGANLRGLFHTGLSGILFAVGLAALLALLFLFWLRLNMFDTLKYLSAIGLVTAFFGQRMLRQIAESKKE; from the exons ATGGCGAACTCACTCGGACCAATAG GATTCCTAGTCGTAGCGACACTTTCGCTCTGCTTCCAATCGTCGCAAGGACTTCCAACGGaattctttcgcttcgaagatcgtcgtcgtttcgaaggaGTCTTCGAGAAAGCGTTCGCTGGCGAAAGCGACTTAGAAACGATGCATTGGGCGGCGAACGGACTCAAATTGCTCGAAAAAGACATTCCAAATAGCCAA AAAGCGTGCGCGTTTTtggaagcgaaaatcgaagcCGCGAATTTGGAATCGATTTTTCacgcttcgtcgatttcaaaaattttgggAAATTGCAAG TTATCAAATGTGGCTAAAATTGAAACAAAATTGACGCAAATCTTAGAAAATTCCAACAGTCCCGTCAAAGCGTTGTATCATGCAACATTGTCACAAGCAAATCTGGGAATAAAAA tgGATGGAAGTGCTTTGCAAGATTTattggaaaaagaaatcgatggAGCGGATTCAGCTGAAAGTGCTTCTCTTCTCTGGCTCGCAGCTGTCTCGTTGCCTGGCAACCCCAACTTGAAACCCTACATTGAAAACGTGGAAGACATTTTGCAACAGGGAGACGAATCCGATACAACAATCCAA TTTAGTGAGGGTTTGGGTGTCACTTCTTTGTTTGTGAGAGGGGCTTTGGGACTTGCTGCCAAATCCGGGACTCTTCCACCTGGACTCAATACA GATAATATTGGCAAATTTGCGGAGTATTTTATACAGAACAAGTATGTTGCAACTACTGCGGCTGCCTATGACGTTCTATCTGCTTTGGATGTATTGGCCAATAATGGG CATATAAAACCGCTTGTTTTGACTGTCTTTGATTCGCTATCCATTTCTGAAAATCGTCCCAATTTCAAG GTAAAGGCAAGCGATTTAATGGGAAACAAAGTGGAAGAACTCAACGTCCGACTCGCATCCGCATCCTTGGAGGACAAAGCAACTCATCACGTGACCAATAAGGCAATGACATCTTTGGGAaa TTCCGACTATGGAATCAATTTTTGGGAAACAAAACCCGGAAGTGGAATCTACACAGTTTTAGTCAA TGCCGAGCCAAAAGAAGATGACGGAGTTTTGGTTCCAGTCAAAGAAGCCAag TTTCTAATTAAAGTGGTTGTCAAGGTGACCGTGGAGGGCAGCGAATTGCAAATCATTGATAAGGAACAATCACTCGTTGCCAAGACGATACG ACTTGAATATCCCAAGACTTCaggagaaaaagtcgaagtGGATCATcatcaaaaaatcgtcatgaaaTTCACGTTGAAAGACATTGCAACAAATACACCAATCACAGCTCATCAG ACATTTGTTCAAATGATTCACGCTGATTCGAACAAAGAAATCTTTTTCGTAGCGGAGCCAAACGACGATAATGAATACAAATTTGACCTT GATGTTGGTGCATCCGGGGATTCATCTTTTGGATCTCTCAGTGGAAAATACGATTTG TCTCTAATTATTGGCGATGCTGTGATTGAAAATCCGTTTTCGTGGACATTTGGCGCCGTGAATCTTCGTTTTTCCAAGGAACCGTCGCCAAAGCAaccaaaagaatttttcaaagcgaGACCGGAAATTCATCACGTGTTCCGAGAACCGGAACCTCGTCCTCCAGCAATCGTCACAtccgtcttcgtcattcTCGTTCTCACTCCAATTTTAGTTCTTTTAATAtca TGGCTTGCTCTTGGGGCCAATTTGCGTGGTCTCTTTCATACGGGATTGAGTGGAATTCTCTTTGCTGTTGGTCTTGCTg CTCTCTtggctcttctctttctcttctggcTTCGTCTG aataTGTTTGACACGCTCAAATATCTGAGTGCTATTGGCCTAGTGACCGCCTTCTTTGGACAGCGCATGTTGAGACAAATTGCCGAGAGCAAGAA GGAATAA
- the LOC136197660 gene encoding serine-threonine kinase receptor-associated protein-like: protein MSRQAPLNCSGHTRPVVDLSFSDITSDGSFIISACKDGKPMLRQGETGDWVGTFEGHKGAVWGATLNREATRAGTGAADFTAKIWNAVTGDELHTFTHKHIVKAVDFTRESDFFLTGCNDKKIRIFDLGKPDADPNILSGHESSIKTVIHCTNDSLLYSASDDHCIRVWDVRQLCEVRKLTTGASVADIQLSKSGKILLAAHGKTVSFWDTQNFLELNKVNFDTKIFSVSMHPHDDCFVAGGEDFKLYKYDYETLIEKESYKGHFGPIHCVRFSPDGELYASGSEDGTLRLWQTNVGKAYGLWRAADEAR from the exons atgtCTCGTCAAGCGCCGCTCAATTGCAGCGGACACACGCGACCCGTCGTAGATCTTAGCTTTAGCGATATCACATCCGACGGATCGTTTATCATAAGCGCTTGCAAAG ATGGAAAGCCCATGCTTCGTCAGGGTGAAACAGGCGATTGGGTCGGCACATTCGAAGGTCATAAAGGAGCCGTTTGGGGAGCGACGTTGAATAGAGAAGCGACAAGAGCCGGAACAGGAGCCGCTGACTTTACGGC aaAAATCTGGAATGCGGTTACGGGTGACGAATTGCATACGTTCACTCATAAACACATTGTCAAAGCCGTCGATTTTACGAGA gaaAGCGACTTCTTTTTGACGGGATGTAATGAtaagaaaattcgaattttcgactTGGGGAAACCGGATG cAGATCCCAATATATTGAGCGGACACGAATCTTCAATTAAAACAGTCATTCACTGCACAAACGATTCTCTTTTATATAGTGCAAGTGACGATCATTGCATCAG ggtTTGGGATGTGAGACAATTATGTGAAGTGAGAAAATTGACTACTGGTGCTTCCGTTGCTGATATTCAATTATCCAAATCCGGTAAAATTCTATTGGCTGCTCACGGAAAAACTGTTTCGTTTTGGGATACTCAAAA ttttCTTGAATTGAATAAGGTGAATTTTGACACGAAAATCTTCTCGGTTTCCATGCATCCACACGACGACTGTTTCGTTGCCGGGGGCGAAGATTTCAAATTGTACAAGTACGACTACGAAACGCTTATAGAAAAAG AATCATATAAGGGTCATTTTGGTCCTATTCATTGCGTCAGATTTTCCCCCGATGGAGAACTGTACGCTTCCGGGTCGGAAGACGGAACGCTTCGTCTCTGGCAGACGAATGTTGGAAAGGCGTACGGTTTGTGGCGAGCGGCTGATGAAGCGCGATAG